Sequence from the Longimicrobium sp. genome:
CGTGGCCGGCCTGAATGGAAAGTTCCGCGTGCAGCCGGTCACCGGCGACTAAAGTCGCAGCAACAACTACGGGAAGCCTCGCAAACTGCGCGAGGCTGTTCGGCTCGGCAGCCGGTTCCGCTCTGGAGGACGCCTCCCCCTTTCATCCATCGTGGTCGCGCGAAGCGCGGTGTTCGACTCAGGATGGCGTCTTGTCTCGGTCAGGACCGGTACCTCTCCGACTCACTCTGCTCTCTGCTTCTCCGGGTGATCCCCCCTTCACTCGCCCATGGGCTGCGGCTGGCGGAGGGCGTCGGAGACGCGCTGCCACCCCTCGCGCGCGTCGCGGACCGCCGGCGCCCAGCCGGTGGCGGCGCGGAAGCGCGCGTTGGACACGCGCTGGCTGCGCGCCAGGAACCCCGCCTCGCGCCCGCCGGCCAGCTTCAGCAGCCACACCGGCGGGCGGACGACGAAGGGCCGCCCCGCCGCCTCGGCCACCGTGCGCGCCAGTTCGCGGCGGGTCAGCGGCTCGTCGTCCACCACGTCGTACACCCCGGCCGGCGCGGCGCGCAGCGCGGCCAACACCGCCGCGGCCGCGTCGTCCACCCAGATCGACGGATAGAACGCGTCGCCCGGCCCCGCGAGGATGGCCGCGCCGCGGCGGGCCAGCGCCAGCGTGTCGAGCGTGGACTCGGCCTCGGGCGCGTAGAAGTATCCCATCCGCAGCACGATCCCGCGCCGCCCCGCCGCCGCGAACCGCCGCACCTCCGCCTCGGCCGCGAGGGTGGAGGCCAGGAGCGGCCCCGCCTCGATCTCGCCCGTCTGGGCGTCGATCCACGCGCCGCCGCCGTCGGCGTACACGAAGCAGACGCCGGGGTAGAGGAGCGTCTCCACGCCGCCCGCGAGCGCCGCGTCCACCAGCGCGCGCGTGCCCTCGGTGCGGATGCGGTCGTTCTCGGCCCAGGCGCCGGGCGCGCGCGACCGGCTCCGCGGCGGGATGCGCGTGGCCAGGTGCAGCACCGCCGTGGTGCCGGCCATGGCGGGGCCGAGCGCCGCCGCGTCGAACAGGGTGCCGCGCGCGGGCTCGGCGCCCATCCGCCGCAGCATCGCGTCGTTCGATGCCGACCGGGAGAGCGCCCGCACGCGGTACCCCGCCGCCTTCAGCAGCCGCACCACGGGCCGCCCCAGCACGCCGGTGGCGCCCGTCACGAAGATGTCCATCGCCCCTGCGGTGCGCGTGATCCATCGCCCCACGACAAGTTTCATGGCATCTCTACCCCCGTGCAAGCATTGCGGCCACTTCCGCCCGGTCTCGCGTCAACCTCGGAAGATGGGAGATGGGGATTCGGCGCGCGCCGCGGGCGATGGTGCCCCGCGGGAGCACGGTTTGCAGGATGACGCGCGGCCGCAGGACGAACGAACCGGAACGGAGGACTGGAGATGGTGGCGAAGCGAGGGCCGCGCCTGAAGGCAATCCGCCGACTGGGGACGCCGCTCCCCGGCCTGACGCGCAAGAACGCCGAGAAGAAGCCGTATCCGCCGGGGCAGCACGGGCCCACCGGCGGCGGCAGCGGGCGCGGGCGCCGCAAGCAGAGCGAGTACGGCCGCCAGCTGCTGGAAAAGCAGAAGCTGCGGCTGAACTACGGCATCAGCGAGCGGCAGATGCGCAACTACATGGCGATGGCCAACAAGCAGGGCGGCAAGACCGGCGAGGCGCTGCTGGCGCTGCTGGAGCGGCGGCTGGACAACGTGGTGTTCCGGCTGGGGCTGGCCGCCACCATCCCCGCCGCGCGGCAGCTGGTGGCGCACGGCCACATCCGCGTGGATGGCCGCCGCGTGGACCGCCCCGCGTTCCTGGTGAACGTGGGCCAGCACATCTCCGTCTCCGACCGCGCCAGGAAGATGGTCGAGGTGGCGAGCTCGGTGGAGCACGGCCCGCAGGTGCGCCTCCCCGGCTACCTGGCCATCGACCCCACCGACAAGCTCGGCGGCCGCATGATCTCGCTCCCGATGCGGAGCGATGTCCCGCTCATCGTCGACGACGCCGCGGTGGTCGAGTTCTACGCCAGATAGTGCGGAAGTGCGGAAGTGCGTGAGTGCGCTGGTTCCGGTGGCAACACCGGCTCCGGCGCACTTCCGCGTTTCCTCATCGCCCAAATTTCCGTGCGAACAAGAGGCTTCTGCGCGGCCGCACCTGGCCTCCACCCCCCGGCCCCCTCCGCCCGCTCCGCGGGGGAGGGGGAGAACTCCGCGCCGGCCTGGCTTCGGCTCACGGGGAGGCTCTCTCCGCGAGCGCCTCGGTGCCGGCTAAATCGCGCCGCACTCGAACCATCGCCGATGTGAGTCCGCGAAGGCGGCGCGAAGGCGGACTGCGTGCCGTTGTAGCCGCCACTTCAGTGGCATTTTTCGCCCACGGAATTTTTCCCCAACGCGCGATCTCGATCTACCCCGCTCCCATCTCCATCTCCATCTCCATCTCCATCTCCATCTCCATCTCCATCTCTCCCTCTCCATCTACCGCTCATCCCGATCCCCATCTCCCGCTCCCCTCCACATCCGGCTCAGCTGCCAGAACAGCCGGCGCCGCTCGCGGGCCTCCGCGCGGTAGGCCACCGTCATCGCCACCATCTCCAGCGGCCGCAGCGCGCGGACGCGCCAGGTCACGCGCCCCGCCGCCGACACCACGCAGCGCGGCACGGCGGCCACGAACGCGGCGCCGGGCGGCAGGTCCACGTGCACGTGCAGCAGGGCACACGGGATGTTGAAGATGATCCAGTCCGCGTAGGTCACGGTGCGGACGCGCCCTTCCGCGGCGACGACCGATTCGATCACCGCCTCGTAGCCGAAGGTGAAGGTGTAGCGCTCGCCGGTGCGCACGGGCTGGCGCAGGCGCACCTCGATGCGCGTTCCCGGCGCCTCGGCGGCCAGGAAGCGCGCCGAGAGCTTGCCGCGCGCATCCCACGCGCGCAGGTCGGCCAGCTCGTCCGCGTCGGCGGGAAGGTGATAGCACCAGTAGCGGGCGGGCACGCCGCCCAGCGTCTCCAGGTGGCACTCGTACTCGTAGCGCGCGCGGTTCGGCTCGGGGAGAAGCGTGACCGTGAGCGTGGCGGAGACCAGGCGGAAGCCGTCGATTCCCGGGCGCACCTCGCGGTAGCGGTGCGGCGTGGTGATGGGGTCGGCGACCGACTCGGGACGAAGGGTGGCGCGCATCGGCTTCACATGGCTGAAGGGTGATGTGAGGTCGTGCTGCACGTTAAGGCAGATTACGGGCTTGCAGATGGGGAAGCCGGGCTCGGAACCGCTCCCGTCTTCCCCTCATCTACCGTCCCGCTCCTCCTGCTCCGCCGGGCTGGAGGAGATGGATCCGGATTCGCATGGCTGGAATTTCTGGACAAGATTGAACGGAGTGCATCGGGCGACGCGGCAGGATAATCCGCGGCGTCCGACGTGTCAACACTCTTGTCGGGAGATGATCAGGCGGGGGGAGGGGGCGATGTCGTCGTGGAGAAAAATGCCACTGAAGTGGCGGCTACAACGGCACGCAGTCCGCCTTCGCGGACTTCATTGCGGTGCGGGGAAGGGATCGGCGCGTCCTCACGCCGGAGGATGCGGAAGCCGGAGTCGGCGCCGGATCAGCGTACCTCGGAGATGGCCGGCTCGTGGACGAGGTCCAGGTGCTGGACGGGGAGCGGCTCGCCCCAGATGCGCGCGGCCACGGCGCCGACCTCGGCCGGGTCGCCGGTGGTGAGGATGCGCAGGGAACCGGCGCCGCCCGGCTCCAGCTCGCCCGCCTCGCGCAGCACGCGCTCCGTCTGCCGGGCGATGGCGGGGCCGCTCTCCACGATCCGCACGTCCGGCCCCAGCGCCGCGGCGATCTGCTCGCGCACGAACGGGTAGTGCGTGCAGCCCAGGACCACCGTGTCGACGCCCGCCTCCTTCAGCGGGGCGGCGTACTCGGCCATCCGCGCGTGTAGCACCTCGTCGTCCAGGTGCCCGTCCTCGATCAGGTCGGCCAGCCCCGGGCAGGGCTGGGAGATGACCTGCGAGCCGTTGGCGTAGTTCGCCACCAGCCGCGCGTAGCGCTCGGAGCGCAGCGTGCCCACCGTCGCCATCACCCCCACGCGCCCGTTGCGCGACGCGGCCACCGCGGGCTTCACCGCCGGCTCCAGGCCGACAACGGGGATGGACAGGCGCTCGCGGAGCAGCTCCAGCGCGGCGCCGGAGGCGGTGTTGCAGGCGACGACCAGGATGCGCGCGCCCTGCGCCTGCAGCCACCGCCCCGCGGCCAGGGTGCGCGCGCGGACCTCGTCCACGGTGCGGTCGCCGTAGGGGACGAACGCGCTGTCGGCCACGTACAGCAGGTGCTCGGCGGGGAGCAGCTGGCGGATCTCGCGGGCCACGCTGAGCCCGCCGATGCCGCTGTCGAAGATGCCGACCGGTCCCGACATTCAGTTCCCCAGCGGCACGTTGACCCGCAGCTGCGCGCCGCCGTTGGGCGCGGCGCCCACGTGCGCGTCGAAGTCGCGCAGGTGCGCGGCCACGAAGGCGTCGGCGCCCGAGAAGAAGAACCAGAACACCGACAGGGTGATCCAGTCCTCGCGCTCGTTGCGGCGGGCGCGCACCAGCGGGAGCACGCGGTCGGGCTCCAGCAGCCCCTGCTCGCGGCGGGCGGTCTGCAGCTCCTTGGCCTCCTGCAGCTTCTGGTTGGACTTGTAGACCATCCACAGGCTGCCGGCCTCGAGCGCGAAGTACACCGCGCCGCGCCCCGGCGCGCCGATGGACGACTGCCCCCAGCCGGGAAGCACCAGCGAGCGCAGGAACGCCGATTTCGGCGAGATGCGGTAGCGCTGGCCCGTGGTGTCGGCCGCGGCGGCGCGGCGGCGCGAGGCGCGCGCGGTGTCGGGCACCATCGGCTGGCGCTGCCGCTCCTCCAGCCGCAGCGAGTCCGTGACCTGCGCGCGCGCCGGACGGGCGTACGCCGCCAGCGCGAGCGGCACGAGCACGGCGGCCAGGCGGCGCCACGGAAGCTGGATCATCTCTCGGCAACGGTTGGGGCTAGAGGTTCGCGGTCCGCTGCTGCAAGCGGCGGTCCGGACGACGCGAAAGCTAAGCCCTTTACCGCGGAAGGCGCAAAGGCGTGCCCGTGAGGAGTGCGGGAGTGCGGGAGTGCGGGAGTGCGGGAGTGCGGGAGTGCGTTGGGATCGTCGAGCCGCGCGGCATTCGTGCTGATCGAGCGGTGGCGCTCGCCGACGGGCCCTCTCCCCGCGCCTTAGAGCGCTCGCCCTCTCCCGTACCGGGCGAGGGTGGGGTGTCGGCGCGCCCTGCCGCGATTCTCCGCAGGGACATTCCGGCGTGCCGGAGGGCGCGATGCATGATTTTGGC
This genomic interval carries:
- a CDS encoding DUF5683 domain-containing protein, which produces MIQLPWRRLAAVLVPLALAAYARPARAQVTDSLRLEERQRQPMVPDTARASRRRAAAADTTGQRYRISPKSAFLRSLVLPGWGQSSIGAPGRGAVYFALEAGSLWMVYKSNQKLQEAKELQTARREQGLLEPDRVLPLVRARRNEREDWITLSVFWFFFSGADAFVAAHLRDFDAHVGAAPNGGAQLRVNVPLGN
- the rpsD gene encoding 30S ribosomal protein S4, encoding MVAKRGPRLKAIRRLGTPLPGLTRKNAEKKPYPPGQHGPTGGGSGRGRRKQSEYGRQLLEKQKLRLNYGISERQMRNYMAMANKQGGKTGEALLALLERRLDNVVFRLGLAATIPAARQLVAHGHIRVDGRRVDRPAFLVNVGQHISVSDRARKMVEVASSVEHGPQVRLPGYLAIDPTDKLGGRMISLPMRSDVPLIVDDAAVVEFYAR
- a CDS encoding NAD(P)-dependent oxidoreductase; protein product: MKLVVGRWITRTAGAMDIFVTGATGVLGRPVVRLLKAAGYRVRALSRSASNDAMLRRMGAEPARGTLFDAAALGPAMAGTTAVLHLATRIPPRSRSRAPGAWAENDRIRTEGTRALVDAALAGGVETLLYPGVCFVYADGGGAWIDAQTGEIEAGPLLASTLAAEAEVRRFAAAGRRGIVLRMGYFYAPEAESTLDTLALARRGAAILAGPGDAFYPSIWVDDAAAAVLAALRAAPAGVYDVVDDEPLTRRELARTVAEAAGRPFVVRPPVWLLKLAGGREAGFLARSQRVSNARFRAATGWAPAVRDAREGWQRVSDALRQPQPMGE
- the murI gene encoding glutamate racemase encodes the protein MSGPVGIFDSGIGGLSVAREIRQLLPAEHLLYVADSAFVPYGDRTVDEVRARTLAAGRWLQAQGARILVVACNTASGAALELLRERLSIPVVGLEPAVKPAVAASRNGRVGVMATVGTLRSERYARLVANYANGSQVISQPCPGLADLIEDGHLDDEVLHARMAEYAAPLKEAGVDTVVLGCTHYPFVREQIAAALGPDVRIVESGPAIARQTERVLREAGELEPGGAGSLRILTTGDPAEVGAVAARIWGEPLPVQHLDLVHEPAISEVR